In Thermoanaerobacterium xylanolyticum LX-11, the genomic window TCTATAAGATTCAATTCATACTCCTCTCCATCATTTGCTTTGTATATGAGGCGGACTGGCTGAAGCTTTATGGTTATACCTCTTTCCCTCTCCAAGTCCATGCTGTCTAAAACCTGCTCTTCCATTTCCCTTTCTGTCAATACACCAGTCTTCTCAATCAATCTATCCGCCAGAGTAGATTTACCATGGTCTATATGGGCTATAATGCAAAAATTCCTCTTATTTTCCTTTCTAACTTTAGACATTTCAAACCTCCTTCACATATATTAATATTATAGCATAAAAAATCACTTGTACAGAGATTTGAAAAGACCATCAACACCTTTTAATGGCACATGACTATGTTGTCCCAAAAAAGTTATGTTGAGAAAATCTTTGCTTATAGCAACCTTAAATATGCTTTGACTTGCAATACCTGTTGTCAAAGCATTAAACGTGTAATCCACTTGAAATATGCATAACGTGATAAAAATTATGTAGATGGATATGAATAAATATAGCATTCTCAGCTTTCTAAGCCTTTCTTTTTTCTCTTTTACCCTGCTCAAACTTTCATTTCCTCCTAAGTTCATCGTACAAAAGATCCAATTCTTTTATCATCTTTTCTTTCGAAAAATTGCTTAAAATATATTCTTTGCCTTTTTTTGAAAATTTATTTCTCAAATCTTCATTTAATGCAAGAACTTCAATAGCATTAGCCAAATCTTTAGGAGCCTCAGATTTTACGATGATTCCATTTTCATCATTTTTAACTATTTCAGGTATTCCTCCAACATCTGTAGCAATGACAGGTACACCTAACGCCATAGCCTCAGCAACCGATATGCCAAAACCTTCACTGCGAGACGGCAATACAAAAATATCTATACTGCTTAAAAATTTGAATATATCTTCTATAAATCCCAAAAATTCTACATTATCAAGCTTTAATTCCCCAACCATTTCTTTAAGATATTCCATATAAGGCCCATCACCTGCTATAAAGACAAATGCTTTAATTTTTCCCCTAAGTATATTCAACGCTTCAATGAGATCTTGAACACCTTTTGACGGTATAAGCCTTGCAACACAACCAATTATAAAAGTATCTGAAGCTATGTCGTATTTTTCTCTCAGATTCAATGGCGTACTAATGAATTGCGGCATATCA contains:
- a CDS encoding glycosyltransferase family 4 protein, encoding MEKTRVLHVVREAEGGMKKHLLSILNGLNKDKYQLAVGCSFDKKTTDDLREDGVSVYCVDICDGINFKKDFVAIKKLRAIIDDFRPHIIHFHGAKASSVGRLASLGYNLKIVVTVHNFPNYKNMNKIKKYFYLTINKYLNKKTDAVVAVSYALKNAVVDEESIPSDKVRVVYNCIDMPQFISTPLNLREKYDIASDTFIIGCVARLIPSKGVQDLIEALNILRGKIKAFVFIAGDGPYMEYLKEMVGELKLDNVEFLGFIEDIFKFLSSIDIFVLPSRSEGFGISVAEAMALGVPVIATDVGGIPEIVKNDENGIIVKSEAPKDLANAIEVLALNEDLRNKFSKKGKEYILSNFSKEKMIKELDLLYDELRRK